From a region of the Triticum aestivum cultivar Chinese Spring chromosome 7D, IWGSC CS RefSeq v2.1, whole genome shotgun sequence genome:
- the LOC123171272 gene encoding anaphase-promoting complex subunit 10-like, whose product MILVVLFANSEGNIRIEKMPSYSQPLTPHREAWSISSCKPRNGVASLRDDSLDTYWQSDGAQPHLVNIQFQKKVQLQLVVLYVDFKLDESYTPSKISIRAGDGFHNLKEIKTVDLLKPVGWVHISLSGTDPRETFIHTFMLQIAVLANHLNGIVGTLIHS is encoded by the exons atGATACTCGTCGTGCTCTTCGCCAACTCCGAAGGCAACATCCGCATCGAGAAGATGCCCTCCTACTCCCAACCACTCACACCACATCGAGAGGCCTGGAGCATCAGCTCCTGCAAGCCCCGCAACGGCGTCGCCTCCCTCCGCGACGACAGCCTCGACACCTACTGGCA GTCGGACGGCGCGCAGCCGCACCTGGTCAACATCCAGTTCCAGAAGAAGGTGCAGCTGCAG CTTGTTGTGCTGTACGTGGATTTCAAGCTGGACGAGAGCTACACGCCCAGCAAGATCTCCATCCGGGCCGGCGACGGCTTCCACAATCTCAAG GAAATTAAAACGGTGGACCTTTTGAAGCCAGTAGGATGGGTTCATATATCATTATCTGGCACTGATCCCCG AGAAACATTCATTCATACATTTATGCTCCAAATTGCGGTGCTGGCCAATCACCTGAATGGTATTGTTGGTACCCTGATTCATTCTTGA